TAAGGGCCGTTAGCAAGAGCAAAGAATAACCTTAACGCATTTTGCTAATGTAACAAAAATAATTATGCGTTCAATTGAGTGTTTGCGTTGCTCCCTTGTGTTGACCGGCCCGCCCTAATGAGGGCGTCCTATTCGGTTGACATCGGCAAGCATGCACGCCGAGGTTATGCAAAATCCGGTAGCCATCGGAAAACCCCTCGGCAAAGAGAGGTCGAGATGATTCTTCGAATGCCGCAAGGCATGAAGAGTGAAAGATTTGATCTGCATTGAGTGCTTTGCGCTGAAGGCATCTTGGCGAATTTCTACATCATCTAGAAAGGAGTTTGCTCGTGATCAAGAATCTTGCGGTTTCCCTATTGGCATTAACCCTCCTGCCCCTCCAGGCTGCTCAGGCAGGACCGCTCCTAAAGAGCACCTTAAGCGGCGCCCAGACCGTTACCGACACCACAGTTGGAACCGCCACACTTCCGGTAACCGGACTCGTAACCGGCTCATTGGGAACAGCCGAATTTCTGCTTTCACCTGACCGCCGCGCATTGGCATATACCCTGAAGGTTTCGGTCATGCCAGCAACCGCGATCTTCATGGCGCATATCCATTTGGGTCCGGTAGGGGCAAATGGTCCGGTTCTGTTCTGGCTTTACGGTGACCCTAATCTCGATCCGCCAAATAGCCCCGTTCCTCCCAACCAATTTCCGCGGAACGATGGCCCGTTTACAGGCCAGATATCCGGTGTATTGACTGCTGCCGACTTCGACCCCGATCCGAGCCAGGGGGTAAGAAACTTTGAAGAGGCAGTAAAGAACATCCTTGCCGGTAACGCCTATACGAATGTTCACACAGTGCAGTATCCGGCCGGTGAAACCCGTGGGCAAATTGAAACGATCAAAAAGTAGTCCACCGGCATCAGCCTAAAAATCCAGTGACAATGGACACGATCGAAAAACGTAGCCTATAGCTACCTATATCTCTAGCCGCACCTGCTGTTTTTCGTATCCATCGACAAGGAAGTCGTCACGCGACAAAGAGCGCGGATTCCGGAACCAAGTTTGTCACCTAAAGGATAAACTCATGAAACTAATAAAAATCATCACCGTTGCCACATTAGCCTTTATGCTGGGGGCATGGTCTAGCGCATCGCGGTCCGAAGATTACAGCAAGCAGGATGAATCAGCCAATAGCTCACCTGCCAGCCTGTTTTACGCGACAGCCACATTTACGGACGGATCAGGAAACAATCAGAACGATTTCGCTCAACCAATCGGCATATCTCCCGGCTCCAATACACCCGCTGACGGGTACATCGTGGATCCAGTCAATAACCAAGTCAACCTGAAGTTCACCATATATAACGGTCAATCTTCCTTTGGATATAAATCTGGAAACATTCAGATTTACTGGAGTACAATCCCTGCAGGTTACGCGAGCACTTCCGCCTTTATGAAGGCAGTAAAAGTGAGCGGCACAAAGGGAAGCGGAAAAATCAATAATAACGGTCTTTATGTCTGGACGTCAAAAAAAGCCCTCAAGCCCGGAAAAATAGCCACAGTCATGTTTCAGTTCCCACTATATACGTCTAACGGGACTACGATTAAAACGACTGGCACATATGGCCAAGGCCCAAATTCACCCCCAATACCGCTATTGAACCAAGGATGGAGCTTTACCACCAGCATTCAAAAGCAGGCAGAAAATATTTCGTCGTCCGTCTATTTATCCGGAACCGTCAATTTAGAGCAGGTTCTGGTTTCTTTTCAATCGTCGGGCTGTATCCCGCCCAATCCAAGCTCATCGCCTGACCCGGTTGGCGGACCAGTATCACTAAGCTACCTTATCTTCCCGACGTATACCAACTCAAAAAATACGAAAGATGCCTTTGTGAGCTATACTTGGTCGGAACAGAACGGTCAAAATCCGCTATGCGCCCCCAACTATGCAATAGGCATAATCAACGCCAACTACACCTTCGGCGCGGTTTACCAATGTAAGTTTTGCGAATGCCCAAATTGTGGCGTCGTATGTAACGGCCCCGAACCGCCTGTAAGCTGTTGGTCAGCGGCTACTGTTTACAAAAATACGCAATGCACGTTCCAAAAATATAGCAATACGCTACCCGGCACCTTCACGTTCAGCGGGCCATCTAGTAGTGGAAATCCAACTACGAGCGCATATTGCTGTCCGACTATGCAGAATTAACCCATTCAGTCCAGGTTAATTGCCTCTTTAATGCCGCGCCGCTATTGGGTCCAACATCTTGTAACTCCCTGGAGGCGCGGAGATTTTAGGGAATCACCACGGACATCCCGAATCATCACCCTCGGTGATGTAGCTCTTCAGCAAAGGCTGATAGCCGGAAAAACCCTTCCGCGGCGCAATCTCTTTCAAGGACTCCACCACGTCCACCGGAATCCGCAGCGTAATCGAAGTCATCGGCCGGTCTTTGGCCAGACGTTTCTTTAAACGTTCTCGGATCATAGCAGCCGTGTCTGCCGGTTCAGGATGTCATCCCAGAGACCAAAGGAAACCGCTCCGGATGACGGATCGAATCCACGTGCAAATCGACGTCCAAATCCGGCCAGTAAAGATGATGCGGTTGCGGCCGTTCGACACGAAACAACTGCTCCACCGGCGCCTTGGAAAACCACGGAAAATCCGCGAACGCCACGAACAGCTCCTCCTCATCGTCAAGGAGTAGCCAAAAGCCATGCTTCCAAATGCGAGAAACCTCAACCGCCGAAATGTCTGTGCCAAGCATCCCGAATCTCCTGCTCATGTGACCGCGCCAAGCGTCCCGCCTTACGCAACTTAATCATCGCTGTCATCGATCATTCTTGTACAGCTTCCCGAACTTCCGGTTCAGGTAAGCCACATGCTCCACATCCGTCTTCTTCGAGATCGCCAACCGCTGGCATTCCAGACGGCCCACGCACTGCTCTAGCTGCGACTGCGAAAGCCGCTCCCGGCTGTGAGCCTGAATCTTCCGCGCCAATTGAAATGCATGCGTCACATTCTCCG
This portion of the Methylococcus mesophilus genome encodes:
- a CDS encoding CHRD domain-containing protein, whose translation is MIKNLAVSLLALTLLPLQAAQAGPLLKSTLSGAQTVTDTTVGTATLPVTGLVTGSLGTAEFLLSPDRRALAYTLKVSVMPATAIFMAHIHLGPVGANGPVLFWLYGDPNLDPPNSPVPPNQFPRNDGPFTGQISGVLTAADFDPDPSQGVRNFEEAVKNILAGNAYTNVHTVQYPAGETRGQIETIKK
- a CDS encoding DUF2442 domain-containing protein, translated to MLGTDISAVEVSRIWKHGFWLLLDDEEELFVAFADFPWFSKAPVEQLFRVERPQPHHLYWPDLDVDLHVDSIRHPERFPLVSGMTS